TGGAACTTCGCATGGTCGACCGGGACGAACCCCAGGGATCGATCTATGCGGGCGTTCCGATCACGTTCACCCGCCCGGTGTGGCGGGTGGACCTGTTCGGCTCCACCGAGAGCCCACCCGGGACGCTGGACCGGGCGCATCACCACCCCCGGTTCAACGGCTGGGAGCCCGGACGGCGCCACTTCGTCCCCGAACTGTCCGCTGACCCCGTCGGTTGGCTGACCGGGCAACTGGCCGACCCGCCGGCCGTGCTGGACCGGGCCGGCGTCGACCCCGGCGAATACACCCAAGCCGACGTCGCGGGGCTTTCCGCGGCGGCCCCGGAAATCGTCGCCGCGGTACGGCGGATGCTCGACGGCGTGCGCGACGGGGATCTGGCTCCGTCACCCCCAGAGCCGGTTGCCGCGGCCCGCACCGGCTGGCTCTGAGTACGTGGGTCCCGTCATCGTCGAGTGCGCCGTCAACGGCGTCACGTCGAAGGCAACCAATCCCCATGTGCCGGTGACACCTTCGGAGATCACCGCGGACGCCCTGGCCTGCCTTCAGGCGGGTGCGGCGATCATCCACAACCACATCGACCTGCACGGTGTCAGCGTCGAGCAGGCCGCGCAGCGATACCTCGAGGCGTGGCGGCCCGTCCTCGCCGCTCGACCGGACGCGTTGCTCTATCCGACGGTTCACTTCGGCGAGGGTTTCTCGATCTCGTACGAACACCTGCTCCCGCTCGCCGCAGCCGGATTGCGGGTCGGGCTCACCGACCCCGGGTCGGTTAATCTCGGCGGCACCGATGCCGACGGTATCCCGGCGGGAGATTTGGTCTACACCAACTCATTTCACACCATCAGCCGGGCATTCGAGATCTGCCGCGAAGCCGAACTGGGTCCTAGCCTGGCCATCTACGAACCCGGCTTCCTGCGGGCCACGCTCGCGTGGTGGCGAGCGGGCCGGTTGCCCCAAGGGGCGATGGTCAAGCTCTACTTCTCCACCGAACACGGCTATCTGGGAGCGCCGTTCGGGCTGCCACCCACGGAACGCGCCCTGGAGGCCTATCTGGAACTGCTCGACGGATGCGAGCTACCGTGGGCCGTTTCTGTGGTCGGCGGTGACCTGTGCGCCGACCCCATCGCCAGGCTGGCGTTGGAGCGCGGCGGACATCTGCACCTGGGACTCGAGTTCTATCGCGGCGATCGCACCCCGACCAATGTCGAGTTGGTGACAGCGGCGGTTCGGCTGTGCAACGAGCTCGGCCGCGATGTTGCAACGCCCGACCAGGCCGCCGAGATTCTCCGACTCCCTAGGTGACCTTGGCGGCCAGTGCCGCCAGCTTGGCATCGAGTTGGCCGGCGGCGCTGAGCAATTCGGGGTTTGGCTCAATCACCATCAGCGACGACGGCTGGACGTAGGTCAAGGTACTGCCGCTTCCGTCGTCGGTGATCAGCACCTCGACCGGGGCGAATAACCCGGCCGTCACATCGTGACGCAGCATCGTGACGGCGATCAGCGGGTTGCCCAGGATGACGCGCAACGCCCTGCGTCCGATGCCGGCGTTCGGCAGCCAGGTGCCATGGTCGATCAGCGCGAACAACATGAATCCGCTTGGGCCGACGTACGGTTCGACGGTGGCACGGTAAGCGTCCCAGTCGTCGCACGGTTGGGTGACGTCCGTGATCGGCACCGGTTGCCGACCGATGTCGGCCAGCAGCGCGGCCACCAACTCGTCGTAGCTCTTGGTGCTGTCGTAACGCACCCGCACGCCCTGGAACGGCGTCTGCGTCACGAGAGTCGCTCGATGATCGTGGCGTTGGCCATCCCGCCCCCCTTCGCACATCGTCTGCAGGCCGTACCGGCCGCCGCGCTGCTGCAGGGCGTTGACCATCGTGGTCATGAGGCGCGCCCCGCTGGCCCCCAGGGGGTGGCCGATCGCGATGGCCCCGCCGTTGACGTTGGTCTTGCGCAGATCCGCTCCGGTGTCGTGTGCCCATGCCAGCACGACCGGCGCGAAGGCTTCGTTGACTTCGAACAGGTCGATGTCGGCCAGCGTCAATCCGGCGCGCTGCAAGACCTTTTCGGTCGCAGGGATGACTCCGGTCAGCATGTAGAGCGGATCGGAGCCCCACCACCGTCGCGGTGTGGATCCGGGCCAGCGGCGTGAGGCCGAGGCGGCGGGCGACCTCGCTGCTGGTGATCATCACCGCCGCGCTGCCGTCGGACAGCGGTGAGGAGTTGCCCGGGGTGATCTGCCAGCTGATCTGCGGGAAACGCGCCGCGGTCGCCTCGCTGTAGAACGCGGGCTTGAGGCCGGCCAGCGTGTCGACCGTGGTGCCGGGACGGACGATCTCGTCGGTCGACAGTCCGGCGATCGGGATCAGCTCGTTGTCGAAGCGTCCGTCTTTGGTTGCGGTGGCTGCCTTTTCGTGACTTGCTGCGGAGAACTCGTCGAGCTGCGCGCGGGAGAAGCCCCACTTGGCGGTGATCAGCTCGGCGCTGATGCCCTGCGGCACCAGGCCGTCCGGGTAGCGGCCCGTCATGTCCGCGCCGAACGGGTTGCTGCCCGGCAGCACCGAACTGCCCATCGGCACCCGGCTCATCGATTCCACGCCTGCGGCGATCACGATGTCGTAGGCGCCCGCGACGACGCCCTGGGCGGCGAAGCTGATGCTCTGCTGGCTGCTGCCGCACTGCCGGTCGACCGTGGTGCCCGGCACCGACTCGGGAAAACCGGCTCCCAGCAGGGCATTACGGGCTATATTGACGGCCTGGTCGCCGACCTGGGTGACGGCGCCGGCGATGACGTCGTCGACCTGTGCCGGGTCGACACCGGTGCGGGCCACCAGTTCCCGCAGGCTGTGTGCGAGCAGGTCGGCCGGCAGGACCCCGTGCAGCGCACCGTTGGGCTTGCCTTTGCCGACTGGCGTGCGGACAGCTGCCACGATGACGGCGTCTGGGGACATGGCTCCTCCTTGAGTCGTTGAGCTGAGTTTTGTTCTCTATACTCAGCTATAACACCTGGATATACTAAACGCAACCTAGGTTGGGAGGTGATGTGCGTGACAATGCTGCAGGGCAGGCTCGCCGATCGCGACGCGTGGTCGGCCGTCGGGGAGTGCGCGATCGAGAAGACGATGGCCGTGGTCGGCACCAAGTCGGCCATGCTGATCATGCGTGAGGCCTACTACGGCACTACTCGATTCGACGACTTCGCCCGACGGGTGGGCATCACCAAGGCGGCGACGGCGGCGCGGCTGGCCGAACTGGTCGAACTGGGACTGCTGACCCGACGGCCCTACCGGGTGCCCGGGCAGCGCAGCCGCGACGAATACGTGCTGACCGAGGCCGGCGTCGAGTTCATGCCGGTGGTGTGGTCGCTGTTTCAGTGGGGGCAACGCCATCTGCCCGGCAAGCACCGGCAACTGCGGCTCACCCACTTGGGCTGCGGGGCGGATGCTCAAGTCGAAATGCGTTGCACCGAAGGTCATTTGGTTCCGCCGGACGAACTCGGAATGCAGCTGGCCCGCTGAACCCCTTGCTGTGCGCCACAGTCCCCATATGTACGGGTTTCCAGGCCGTTCACCGTACATTTGGGGCCGCTCGTCGCGGCGGCCTCAGTCCTCCCGCAGGGTGCCCAGCAATCGGCGGGCCGCGGCCACACGGTGCGCCGCCGGCCCCGACAGCGAGTCCAGCGCGCACTCGGGATCGGCGGGCGGGCCCATGTGCCCGCAGCCGCGCGGGCAGTTCTCGATCGCCTCGGCCAAGTCGGAGAAGGCCATCAGCACGTCGTCGGGCGAGATATGCGCCAGCCCGAACGAGCGGATGCCCGGCGTATCGACCACCCAGCCGCCGTTCGCCAGTGGTAACGCGACCGACTGGGTCGACGTGTGCCGTCCGCGGCCGATGTCGGTCACCTCGCCGACCGCCCGATCCGCCTCGGGCACAAGCCGGTTGACCAACGTCGACTTGCCCACCCCGGAGTGCCCGAGCAGCACGGTGATCTGGTCGTGCAGTAGGTCGGCCACCGCGAGCAGTGGGTCGTCGACTCCTGCTTCGACCACCGTCAGGTCCAGGTCCACGAAGTGCGCGGCGAACGGTTCCGGCGGCGCCAGGTCGGTCTTGGTCAGGCACAGGATCGGCGTCAGTCCCCCGGCGTAGGCCGCGATCAGTGCACGGTCGACCAGCCCGGTCCGGGGCGGGGGATCGGCCAGCGCGACCACGATCAACAGTTGATCGGCGTTGGCGACCACCACCCGTTCGGTGGGATCGTCGTCATCGGCGGTGCGCCGCAACACCGTTCGGCGCGGGCCGCGCCGAACGATGCGGGCCAGGGTGTCGGTGCGCCCGGAGAGGTCGCCAACGATGTCGACGTCATCGCCGACCACGATCGGGGTGCGGCCGAGCTCACGTGCCCGCATCGCCGTGACCCGGCGCTCCGGGCGGCCACCCAGCACGCATCCCCAGCGGCCACGATCGACGCTGACCACCATGGCCGCCTCGGCGTCGGCGTGCTGGGGACGAGTCTTGGTGCGGGGCCGCGATCCTTTGCCGGAGCGGACCTTGACGTCGGACTCGTCGTAGTCGCCAGGTCTCAAGTGCGCGATACCATTTCGGCCCAGAGTTGCGGAAATTCGGGCAGTGTCTTGGTGGTGGCGGCGATGTCGCCGACCTCGACGCCGGACACTCGCAGCCCCACTATCGCGCCCGCCATCGCCATCCGGTGATCGGCGTAGGCCCGCCACAGACCGCCGTGCAGCGGGGTGGCGGTGATCACCAGGCCGTCGTCGATCTCCCGGCAGTCGCCGCCGAGTCGGTTGATCTCGGTGCTCAGCGCGGCCAGGCGGTCGGTCTCGTGACCGCGCAGGTGGGCGATGCCGGTCAGCCGGGACACCGATCCGGGCCGGGCCAGGGCGGCCAGGGCCGCGACCGTCGGGGTGAGTTCGCCGACCGCACTCAGGTCGACCTCGAAACCCCGGTACCCACCCGCGGGTCCCTGCACCTGCAGTGTCGAATCATCTTGAGTGACAACGGCATTGAGTTTTTGCAACACGTCGATGAGGTGCCCGGCGGGTTGCACGCTGTGGGTCGGCCAGCCGGTGATGCGCACGGTGCCGCCGGTGACCACCGCGCCGGCCAGGAACGCCACCGCATTGGTGAGATCGGGCTCGACCTCCCAGCGCCGCGCATGAACGGCGCCGGGATGCACGTGCCACCGGTTGGGCACGGTGTCATCGACGTCGACGCCGGCCTGGCGCAGCATCTCGACCGTCATCGCGATGTGCGGCGCCGACGGCAGTGACGCGCCGGTGTGCTGCACGGTCAGGCCCTGGGTGAACGAGGCGCCGCACAGCAATAGTCCCGACACGAACTGCGACGACGACGACGCGTCGATGCTCACCGTGCCGCCGGCCACCGTGCCGCGGCCGTGTACCTGGAAGGGCAGGCCGGTGCCGTCGACGGGGACACCGAGGCCGCGTAGCGCGTCGAGCAGCGGGGCGATGGGCCGGGCGCGGGCCTGCTCGTCGCCGTCGAAGGTGACCGGGACGGCGCTGAGGGCGGCCAGCGGTGGGACGAAGCGCAGCACCGTGCCGGCCAGGCCGCAGTCGACGCGGGCGTCGGGGCCGGGCTGGATGCGGCCGCTGACGGTCAATTCGGTGCCGGGGCCTGAGATGGTGAGGCCGAGCGACTGCAGCGCTCCGATCATCAGGTCGGTGTCGCGGCTACGCAGCGCCCCGGTGATCGTCGAGGTGCCCTGGCCTTGTGCGGCCGCCAGCGCCGCGAGTATCAGCGCGCGGTTGGTCTGGGACTTCGAGCCCGGGACGGTCACGGTCGCGTGCACCGGTGCCGCTGCCGACGGGGCCTGCCATGCGTTCACTGGTCCATCATTGCTTGTCGGGTGGCTCTGCGAACATGGAGCTATGTGTGGACGTTTCGCGGTCACCACCGATCCGGCGCTGCTGGCCGAGAAGATCAAGGCAATAGACGAGGCCACCGGTGCTTCCGAGCGGGCCTCCGAGCCCAACTACAACGTGGCTCCCACCACCCCGATCGCGACCGTGGTGACCCGGCACACCGAACCCGACGACGAGGCTACCCGCCGGATACGCCTGATGCGGTGGGGCCTGCTGCCGCCCTGGGTCAAGGCGGGCCCGGACGGCGCGCCGGACACCAAGGGGCCGCTGCTGATCAACGCGCGCGCCGACAAGGTCGCCACGTCCCCGGCGTTTCGGGGTTCAGCCAAGAGCAAGCGCTGTCTGGTGCCGATGGACGGCTGGTATGAGTGGCGGCCGAACCCGGAGACGGGCAAATCCCCGAAGACACCGTTCTTCATGCACCGCGGCGACGGCGAGCCGTTGTTCATGGCCGGGTTGTGGTCGGTTTGGAAGTCGGCCAAAGAGGCCGATCCTCTGTTGAGTTGCACGATCATCACCACCGACGCGGTGGGGGAGTTGGCGCAGATCCACGACCGGATGCCGCTGGTCCTGCCCGAGGATGAGTGGGATGCCTGGCTCAACCCGGACGCGCCGCTGGATCCTGAGTTGCTGGCCCGCCCGCCCGACGTGCGTGGCATCGAGATTCGTCAGGTGTCGACGCTGGTCAACAACATCCGCAACAACGGGCCCGAGCTGCTGGAACCAGCCGAGCCCGAACCGGGCCAGATGACGCTGCTGTAGCTAAGGCAGGGGTCGGCTAGCCTGCGACACCGCGGTGGCGACGGCCTCGAGGAGCCGGCTCAGCTGCTCGGCGTCATAGATCGAGCGATCGCCGCCGGCCAGGCGGGTGAACACCCCGGCGATGAAAGTGGTGACCGCCGCGGTCTGCGCGGCCAGCAGCTCGGGGTCGTCGGTGCCCGGTTGCAGGTGCGCGATGGCCTGCTGAGTCATGGCGTTCATGCGGGCCACGAACTCTCCCGACGTCGCCGCGAGATCGGGGTCACGTGCGGCGGCCAGCAGTAGCTCGTGGCGTGCCCGATTGAGCATCAGCCCCCGCCCGTCGGCCTGCAGCAAGGTCAGCGACGCCAGGTGTGCGAACGGAGACTCCGGGTCCAGCGGTTCGTCGATCACCGATCGCAGGTTGGCGACGTCGATCTCGGCGACCCGCTTGCCCACCCCGCGCAGCAGTGCCTCGCGGGTCCGGTAGTAGTACGACGTGGTGCCGTCGGGCACGCCGGCGCACCGATCGACCTGACCATGGGTGAGTCCGCGCGATCCCTGCTCGGCGAGCACTTGGATTGCGGCATCACATAATTCGCGCCGACGTTCGTCGCCGTCGCGTTTGCGTGGGCTTCTGGTGGTCATCAGCGCAGCACGGTTCCGCCGTCGATATTGATCACCTGGCCGTTGATCCACTCGCCTTCCTGGGACAGCAGGAAGGCGACGAGGGACGCGATGTCGTCGGGGTCGCCAACCCGGTTGCCGCGGATGCGTTTGAGCGCGCCGGCTTCCAGCTGCGGCCATTGCGGGACCGACCGGATGGCGTCGGTCGCGGTGAACCCCGGTGCGACGGCGTTGCACCGGATGCCGTCCTTGCCCCACCTGGCCGCGACGTGTCGGGTCAGCGCGCCGATCCCCGCCTTGGCGGTGGCGTAGGCCGGCCGCGCCGGCTCGCCCTGGAACGCCGCCGCAGACGACATGTTGACGATCGCCCCGCCGCCGCGGTCCAGCAGCTGCGGAATGGCGCACTTCATGGCGGCCACATATCCACGCAGGTTCACCGCCATCACCCGGTCCCAGACGTCGAACCCGATGTCCACGACGTCGGTGTCGTAGCGCAGCGCGCCCATGTCCGCCCCGACATTGAACAGCAGGTCGATACCACCGAAAGTGGTTGTGGCGGTGTCCATCAGGGTGGCAACCGAGTTCGTATCCGCCAGGTCGAACCCGGCATGCGTCGCGGTGCCGCCGACCGTCACGATGCGATGGGCCGTGTGTTCTGCGGCTTCGGCGGCGATGTCGCCCACCACCACCCGGCAGCCTTCGTCACCCAGTCGGAGGGCGGTCGCCGCGCCGATGCCGGTGGCACCGCCGACTACGACCGCAACCTTTCCGGTCAGGCCGCGAAGTCCCATGCCCTTGACTTTACCTCTAGAACTGTAGAGGATCGCAACCCATGGCTGGGATTCATCGCGAGCGTCCCGGTGCCGGCGACCTGGCAGCGGCCACCGGCGCTCCGGCGGTGTCGTTGGGCGACGGCATCTGGATGTCGCCCGGTGTCTCGAATTCCTACGCGGTCGCCACCGACGACGGGCGAGTGATCGTCAACACCGGGTTGGTGTTCGAAGGACCGTTGCACCGCAAGGCCTTTCACGATGTTCCCGGTCCGACCCGCGCCGTCGTCGTGACCCAGGGGCACGCCGACCACTGGGGCGGGGTGAACTCGCTGCGCGACGACGGCACCGAACTGATCATGCACCGCAACTACCGGTACTGGCGTGACGACAACCAGCGGCTGATGGGCTACCGGGTGCCCAAGACGTCGTTCGCCTTCCGGAAATTCTCCGACGCGATGCTGGAGCACTTCAAGACCATCGATCCCGCCACCGTCGACTTCTCGTTTCCTGAGCCCACCACCACATTCGATCGGCACCACGAGCTGACGGTCGGCGGTCGGGTCTTCGAACTGAGCTGGACACCGGGTGGGGAGACCACCGACGCGCTGGTGGTATGGCTGCCGCAAGATCGAATCCTGTTCACCGGCAATCTGTTCGGCCCGCTGTTCGGTCATGTGCCGAACCTGATGACGATCCGCGGCGACCGCTACCGCGACCCGATCCTCTACATCGAAGCGTTGAACCGCGTGCTCGAGTATCGCCCGGCAACACTGATCACCGGCCACTTCGGGCCCATCGAGGGCGCCGCGCGCATCGCCGAAGAGGTCACCGCGATGCGCGATGGGATGCAAGCCGTGCACGACCGCACCATCGAGCTGATGAACTCCGGCGCCGACCTGTATACCGCGATGCGCGAAGTGCGGATTCCCGAGCACCTCGACATCGGCGAGGGTTACGGAAAGACGTCGAGGAACGTGCGCGCCATCTGGGAGATGTACACCGGATGGTTCCGGCACCGATCCACCACCGAGCTCTACGGAGTGGCCCCGGATTCCATTGCCGCTGAGGTGGTTAGCGCGGCCGGGGCGGACACGCTCGTCGCAGCGGCCCGCAACCAGGTATCCGCGGGCCGTCCGGTGCAGGCGTTGCAGCTCACCGACCTGGTGCTGGCTGCCGAGCCCAGCCATCCGGAAGCACGTGCGGTGGCCGTCGACGCGCACCAAGCGCTGCTGGCCGGCACCGAGAACTTCTGGGAAAGGGCTTGGCTGACCAAGAACATCGACGAATTGAGGGCCACCGAATGAACTCCGTCAGCTTCGACTTCACCGGCGCCCAGGTGCTGGTCACCGGCGGCACCAGCGGCATCGGTAACGGCATCGCCGCCGCCTTCGCCGACGCCGGCGCGACGGTGACCATCACCGGAACGCGCTCCACTGCAGCAGATTACGACGACGACCTGACTGCTTTCAGTTACCGGCAGTGCCGGATCCAGGAGCCCGACTCCGTCGACGGGCT
The nucleotide sequence above comes from Mycobacterium kiyosense. Encoded proteins:
- a CDS encoding 3-keto-5-aminohexanoate cleavage protein: MGPVIVECAVNGVTSKATNPHVPVTPSEITADALACLQAGAAIIHNHIDLHGVSVEQAAQRYLEAWRPVLAARPDALLYPTVHFGEGFSISYEHLLPLAAAGLRVGLTDPGSVNLGGTDADGIPAGDLVYTNSFHTISRAFEICREAELGPSLAIYEPGFLRATLAWWRAGRLPQGAMVKLYFSTEHGYLGAPFGLPPTERALEAYLELLDGCELPWAVSVVGGDLCADPIARLALERGGHLHLGLEFYRGDRTPTNVELVTAAVRLCNELGRDVATPDQAAEILRLPR
- a CDS encoding hypothetical protein (frameshifted, insertion at around 1391546,1391254): MLTGVIPATEKVLQRAGLTLADIDLFEVNEAFAPVVLAWAHDTGADLRKTNVNGGAIAIGHPLGASGARLMTTMVNALQQRGGRYGLQTMCEGGRDGQRHDHRATLVTQTPFQGVRVRYDSTKSYDELVAALLADIGRQPVPITDVTQPCDDWDAYRATVEPYVGPSGFMLFALIDHGTWLPNAGIGRRALRVILGNPLIAVTMLRHDVTAGLFAPVEVLITDDGSGSTLTYVQPSSLMVIEPNPELLSAAGQLDAKLAALAAKVT
- a CDS encoding transcriptional regulator family protein, whose translation is MCVTMLQGRLADRDAWSAVGECAIEKTMAVVGTKSAMLIMREAYYGTTRFDDFARRVGITKAATAARLAELVELGLLTRRPYRVPGQRSRDEYVLTEAGVEFMPVVWSLFQWGQRHLPGKHRQLRLTHLGCGADAQVEMRCTEGHLVPPDELGMQLAR
- a CDS encoding ribosome small subunit-dependent GTPase A, which translates into the protein MRPGDYDESDVKVRSGKGSRPRTKTRPQHADAEAAMVVSVDRGRWGCVLGGRPERRVTAMRARELGRTPIVVGDDVDIVGDLSGRTDTLARIVRRGPRRTVLRRTADDDDPTERVVVANADQLLIVVALADPPPRTGLVDRALIAAYAGGLTPILCLTKTDLAPPEPFAAHFVDLDLTVVEAGVDDPLLAVADLLHDQITVLLGHSGVGKSTLVNRLVPEADRAVGEVTDIGRGRHTSTQSVALPLANGGWVVDTPGIRSFGLAHISPDDVLMAFSDLAEAIENCPRGCGHMGPPADPECALDSLSGPAAHRVAAARRLLGTLRED
- the aroA gene encoding 3-phosphoshikimate 1-carboxyvinyltransferase gives rise to the protein MNAWQAPSAAAPVHATVTVPGSKSQTNRALILAALAAAQGQGTSTITGALRSRDTDLMIGALQSLGLTISGPGTELTVSGRIQPGPDARVDCGLAGTVLRFVPPLAALSAVPVTFDGDEQARARPIAPLLDALRGLGVPVDGTGLPFQVHGRGTVAGGTVSIDASSSSQFVSGLLLCGASFTQGLTVQHTGASLPSAPHIAMTVEMLRQAGVDVDDTVPNRWHVHPGAVHARRWEVEPDLTNAVAFLAGAVVTGGTVRITGWPTHSVQPAGHLIDVLQKLNAVVTQDDSTLQVQGPAGGYRGFEVDLSAVGELTPTVAALAALARPGSVSRLTGIAHLRGHETDRLAALSTEINRLGGDCREIDDGLVITATPLHGGLWRAYADHRMAMAGAIVGLRVSGVEVGDIAATTKTLPEFPQLWAEMVSRT
- a CDS encoding DUF159 family protein, giving the protein MCGRFAVTTDPALLAEKIKAIDEATGASERASEPNYNVAPTTPIATVVTRHTEPDDEATRRIRLMRWGLLPPWVKAGPDGAPDTKGPLLINARADKVATSPAFRGSAKSKRCLVPMDGWYEWRPNPETGKSPKTPFFMHRGDGEPLFMAGLWSVWKSAKEADPLLSCTIITTDAVGELAQIHDRMPLVLPEDEWDAWLNPDAPLDPELLARPPDVRGIEIRQVSTLVNNIRNNGPELLEPAEPEPGQMTLL
- a CDS encoding TetR family transcriptional regulator, with protein sequence MLAEQGSRGLTHGQVDRCAGVPDGTTSYYYRTREALLRGVGKRVAEIDVANLRSVIDEPLDPESPFAHLASLTLLQADGRGLMLNRARHELLLAAARDPDLAATSGEFVARMNAMTQQAIAHLQPGTDDPELLAAQTAAVTTFIAGVFTRLAGGDRSIYDAEQLSRLLEAVATAVSQASRPLP
- a CDS encoding putative short-chain type dehydrogenase/reductase y4lA, with product MGLRGLTGKVAVVVGGATGIGAATALRLGDEGCRVVVGDIAAEAAEHTAHRIVTVGGTATHAGFDLADTNSVATLMDTATTTFGGIDLLFNVGADMGALRYDTDVVDIGFDVWDRVMAVNLRGYVAAMKCAIPQLLDRGGGAIVNMSSAAAFQGEPARPAYATAKAGIGALTRHVAARWGKDGIRCNAVAPGFTATDAIRSVPQWPQLEAGALKRIRGNRVGDPDDIASLVAFLLSQEGEWINGQVINIDGGTVLR